Proteins encoded together in one Papaver somniferum cultivar HN1 unplaced genomic scaffold, ASM357369v1 unplaced-scaffold_21, whole genome shotgun sequence window:
- the LOC113339466 gene encoding uncharacterized protein K02A2.6-like, with protein sequence MDIALPEREDEEQKPKTLPWALPKILIYGGSSVEIILYETFKQMGLKDECLIPSTYNIFGFKSSSTRSMGEVTMEIRVGKILTLTTFCVIDMISPYTTIFGRFWVQGIKGVASTYHQSLRFPTPDGITEIIGDLGEEKYCYNMDEQNELVKIGTLLRIKEEEKLVQVLNEYSDVFAWKMKDFPGIDPGVCWHNLKINPKYKPMRQRMRKVAPEYHEAIQNELNKMESSGVIREVQYPIWISNMVIVLKNNGGARICVEFSDLNKACPKDNFPLPNIDQLVEATSGYGLLSLMDEYSGYNQIPLAEEDQENTAFFTPRGLYCYTKISLGLKMLVRHTIEWWKRCLITGYIRP encoded by the exons ATGGATATCGCACTCCCAGAAcgtgaagacgaagaacaaaaacCAAAGACACTGCCATGGGCACTGCCTAAGATATTAATTTATGGAGGGAGCTCTGTCGAAATCATATTGTATGAGACGTTCAAGCAAATGGGCCTAAAAGACGAATGCCTAATACCATCCACATATAATATATTTGGTTTCAAAAGCTCGTCTACTAGATCAATGGGCGAAGTAACCATGGAGATTCGTGTAGGGAAAATCCTGACTCTAACTACTTTCTGTGTAATAGATATGATTTCACCTTATACCACTATTTTCGGACGATTCTGGGTTCAGGGAATCAAGGGAGTCGCGTCAACCTACCACCAGAGCTTAAGGTTTCCAACACCTGATGGGATCACAGAGATCATAGGAGATTTAGGCGAAGAAAAGTACTGTTACAATATGGACGAACAAAATG AGTTGGTTAAGATCGGAACCCTCCTTAGAATTAAGGAAGAGGAGAAATTGGTACAAGTATTAAATGAGTACTCTGATGTCTTCGCATGGAAAATGAAGGATTTTCCAGGGATTGATCCAGGAGTTTGTTGGCATAATTTGAAAATTAATCCAAAATACAAACCTATGAGACAAAGAATGAGAAAGGTGGcaccagaatatcatgaggctatCCAGAACGAGCTCAATAAAATGGAGTCTTCGGGCGTCATTCGAGAAGTGCAATATCCGatatggatatccaacatggtgatcGTACTAAAAAATAACGGAGGAGCACGAATATGTGTTGAATTTAGTGATCTTAAcaaagcatgtccaaaggacaactTTCCACTTCCCAACATTGATCAGCTCGTGGAGGCAACATCAGGATACGGGTTGCTATCATTAATGGATGAGTATTCAGGCTATAATCAGATCCCTTTGGCTGAAGAGGACCAAGAGAACACTGCCTTTTTTACTCCACGAGGACTGTACTGTTACACTAAAATATCATTGGGTCTAAAAATGCTGGTGCGACATACCATAGAATGGTGGAAAAGATGTTTGATAACTGGATACATAAGACCCTAG